The genome window AGAAATCAATTTTAGAAACGTTGATTTCTCGCGCTTTTTCTGATGTGGAATTTTTTAATTTTGCTTTAAAAATATACTTATGCCCCAGCCTCTTAAATATTTTTCCCTCATTATCGACTTCTCACAAACAACAGCTTATACCACTGATTCACGATGAACGGTAGCACAGACAGGGCATAAATAAAGCCTAATTGTGCGGTACTTAATGTGGCCACTTCAAACACACCTGTAAGCATTGGAATAAACAATACTGCGTGTAAACTTAAAAAACCGATTAAGAATGCAAGCCAAGTGTATTTATTCGAAAATAGTCCAATGGCGAAGATAGATTCTTTAGATCTGGAGTTGAAGCCGTGCACTAATCGTGACAAGCATAATGTTGTAAATGCCATAGTGCTCGCCGTTAGAGTATCACCCGTTGACAATCCGATTTCAAAGGCGACAGTTGTAGAAATGGCAATTAGTAATCCTTCGAGCACCACTTGAGTAGTAAATGCTTTATTTAATAGTGGTGTATGAATATTTCGAGGCTTGTCCTTCATTGTCTTTTTATTGTTCGGCTCTAGACCGATGGCAATTGCCGGTAAACTATCTGTTAGTAAGTTAATAAATAATAGATGCACAGGCGCAAAAGGAACTGGTAAGCCTAATATTGTTGCATATAAAACAACAAAAATGGCACCTGCATTCCCAGATAATAAGAACAAAATAGCGTTTTTAATATTCGTATAAATACTCCTACCGTTTGCAATAGCCTTCACAATCGTTGAAAAATTATCATCCGTTAGTATCATAGAGGAGGCATCCTTCGCGACCTCTGTGCCGGTAACGCCCATTGCCACACCAATGTCGGACTGTTTTAGCGCAGGGCCATCATTAACACCATCTCCTGTCATGGCGACGACATGCCCTTTTTCTTGCCACGCTTTCACGATACGAATTTTTTGAACCGGTGTTACTCGAGCATAAACAGAAAAATCGTTAACCTTTTCTTGAAGCTGCTGATCTGTTAAGCCTTCTATTTCATGCCCTTCAATCGCTTCAGAGGGATCATTTAAAATCCCGATTTGATTGGCAATAGCCGTTGCCGTAATTTTATGATCCCCTGTAATCATCACCGGTTTGATACCAGCTTTTATACATTTTTCAACCGCTCCTTTAGATTCTTGTCTTGGAGGATCCATCATCGCGACTAAACCAACAAAGATTAAATCTTTTTCAGCCCTTACATCGATTGCTTGATGTCCCCTTATCTCTTTGTAGGCAACTGCTAGCACCCTTAACCCATTCATAGAAAATTCACGATTTACTGCTTCGATTTTTTGGCGTTGTTGTTTTGTTATATTGAATATACCTTTTGACGTTTCGACTTTTATAATTTTAGGCAGAAGGACATCTAATGCTCCTTTTGTAATCATAATAGATTGTTGATTGATAGTATTGACAGTACTCATGAGCTTTCTATCTGAATCAAAAGGGATTTCGGCCACTCTTGGATAATAATCTCTTACCAGCAATTCGTCAAAATCATATTGCTTCCCTAATTTTATGAGTGCAACCTCAGTAGGATCACCGATTTCCTTACCGTCCCTTTCCACAGCATCACTACATAATATTGCCTTTAACATAAGGTCTTTCTCAACTGCATTTTCAGTGTATAGCTGATCATGCGGAATCACTTTTTCATCCACATAGACCTCTTGAACAACCATTTTATTTTCAGTTAATGTTCCTGTTTTATCTGAACAAATGACAGATACACTTCCAAGACTTTCAACAGCATATAACTTTCGAATAATGGCATTTTGCTTTGCCATCTTTTGTGTCCCAAAAGCTAGCACAATGGTAACAATCGAACTTAATGCTTCTGGAATTGCTGCCACGGCAAGTGAAACAGCAAACATAAACGATTCTACAAGCGCACGTCCTCTAATAAGGTCAATCACGAAAATAGCTAAACAGATTAACGTAATCCCTAAAGCTAATTTTTCTCCGAAATGATCTAAACTTACTTGTAAAGGTGTTTTCTTCTCTTTCGCAGTATCGAGTAAATTGGCAATTTTGCCGATTTCAGTCTGCATTCCGATAGCTGTAACCATGACAATACCACGACCAGTTGTCACAAAACTTCCAGAGTAGACCATGTTCTTTTTATCACCAACGGTTACATTGCTTTCCTTGATAGGATCGATACTTTTCGCTACAGCAATTGATTCACCTGTCAGCGAGCTTTCATTGATATGCAAATTATGGCTTTCTAATAATCTCCCATCTGCATTTATATAATCGCCAGCCTCCAAATAAAGAAGATCTCCAACGACTATATCTCCAGAAGAAATCTCTATGAGCTGATTATTTCGCATTACTTTGGCAATTGGAGAGGTTAAGGCTTTTAAATTATCCAAAGACTGTTCTGCCTTGACATGCTGTACAGTGCCTAGGATAGCGTTCAATATGACGACAATCATAATCACGACGGTGCTTCCTACTTCTCCTAATAAAAATGAAACGAAAGCAGCGATGATTAAAATAATGACTAATAAATCTTTAAACTGCCCAAAGAAAACGGCGAATGCACTTGTTTTTTTCCCTTCCTCTAATACATTATAGCCGTATACTTCTTGCCTCTTTTGAACGTCATAATCACTCAATCCTTGATCTGTCACGTTCAAAGTTTTCATCACTTCAGCTGATGATTGTTGATGATATTCTGACATTCGATTCCCCCTCCATTTGAAATTATTAGACAATCATGCCGATTAAGTAACTCACAGCATCTACACTATCCTGATTTCTCACTGACTAAATTCAGGAGAAAATGCTGTTATTAGTTAATAAGTTAGATTCCCATCAGTAGACCCCTTTGAATTATCTATCTTAGGCAGAGAGAAACTTATATATCCTAAAAATAGTATTGAATCATCAGACTCTCTATCTACTCGAGCCCTAAAAATACTTTAACTACAACAATCTATTCCTTGTCCTATTCCAGTATGATAATAATCGATATAGAAATTAATTATTTGTTTAATAGGTGAACATATAATACAAAATGAAACTTTAATCAGAGAGGATTTTCTTCATCGCCCTCTGTCACCAATCGGGCTTTTATGGGCCGTTAATGCGGGATAAATTCGCGATGACGATTAAGCCATATTGGTCACAATAATCTGCTCTTGCTAGCTATAACCACTAAAAAAGACATTTGGAATATGGCTACTCCAAATGCCTTTGTCACATGCATAGACTCCCAAATAGGCCAGTCCTACAATTATTTTATTATTTCTCTTTATTCGCTACTAATAAATAATCGAGTGCACTCATTCTAGTAAGTTTATGAGTAAATTTTATAGCATCAGCTTGAGAATCAAACAAAAAGTTTTCGAGTTCGTCTGTTGGTATATAGTGATCAGCGATTTTTCGTTTTAGTTTTCGTACAGATAAAGTGTGTGAATCCTCTTCATATAAAATAATAGCACCCACATTCCTATAAAGCGTCTGATCAATCGTTGCGACAACTTTTACATTCGAACCTTTAAATTCTGTTAAATCTATCTGCATGTATTTACCAACCTCCTCTAAACTTACATTCTATCTCTAGCTATCATTGTCCTTCTTTTTCAGTAGTTTTTTTTGGATATTTCATCCAAAAAACTATGAGTTGGTGTGAGCTGATTTCAGCCCTAGCTCAGTCTCATGTGAAACTGGCGCTCTTTTTAGAGAGAAAATAGCACAGCCTAAAGCACATAAAACTAAGATGGCACCGAAGCTAGCTAAATGCATAACAGACCCTGTAACAGTAAACATAGCTCCACCAACAGCTGAACCTATGGAAATACCGATTTGTAATGCAGCTGTATTTAAGCTTTGTTGAATATCAGATGTTTTTGGATCAATTTGTATTAAATAGTTTTGTAATGGAGGTGTAAGTGCCCAGCTAAGTGCTCCCCAAAAAACTGTAACGATTAAAAAGAGTGGTAAAGCGACAATCGTATAAGGGATACTAAATAATACTACGGCAAACGTTGATACAACAATTAAAATTGCTTTACCAGTACCAATTTTATCACTTAACCAACCACCTAGAGCATTACCACTGACCGAAGCTATCCCGAAGATTAGATAACAAATACTAATCCAAGAGGCGTTCATATCAAATGCTTCTACTAAAAATGGTGTTAAATAAGCATATAGCATATAATGACCAGCTAGCATAAACAGTGTTGTTAATTGTGCACTAAAGATTTTTAAATTTGCTAATGATTTAATTTGAGCCTTTAATGGAACAACTTCTACAACGGGCATTTTTTCAAGCAGAAATGCAACAAGAATCATTGATAAAGTTGAAAGAAAAGCTATGCCTAAGAATACAGCTCGCCAACCAAATGCTTCTGTAACAAATATCCCTATTGGTACACCGATTACAAGTGCCGAACTTACACCTACGAAAACAAGACCTAAAGCTTTTGCACGATGTCTCGGTTCAACAATTTTTGTTGTAATCGTTAATGACAAAACAATAACCAATGCTGTACTCATCGCGGTAAAAATTCTAGCAATCATGACTGTCGTGAATGTCGTACTAAAATAAGTCATAACATTACCTAAAGTAAAAATGAATAAAGAAATAAGATAAAGGCGCTTCCTTTCCACTTTTGCGGTTAATGATAAAAGGACAGGCGCAGATATTGCATAGACGAGAGCAAAAATTGTAATTAATTGTCCCGCTGTTGCTAAGGACACATTTAAATCCTCTGCAATTTTTGGTAAAATACCACCAACAATTAATTCCACCAATCCTACTGCAAAGGTAGTAGCGGCAAGAATATAAACTCTCCAATTCATAATAATCACCCTTCCGTTACACTTTCATTTTTGTAGGGAATTTTATTCTGAACGAAAATAAAAAAATCCTGACTACAAAAATGAAGCAAAATTTTTGTAGTCAGGATTTTATGGTTCCTGGTAGAGACCCTCAATCCATATCATTGAGGTTATACAGATTAAATATTTACCCTAGCTATATTAGCATATCGAAAATTACATGACAACAATTTTTATTATTCTACTTCGCCCTCTCTTCTTTCTCATCCATAAAATCAGTTCGCTATAGCACGCTCCAGCATCAAAATTCAATTTATCATTGCGCCTACCTAGCTGCTTTGATCAAAAAGAATCCCTTAACAAGAGATAAATTTTAGATTTTTACTTATAATTCTTCAAACTTGACCATACATAATAATATAACAATATTGCGAGGTGATTGTTTGCGTATATTAGGTTTAGTATGCTATTTTTTAATGTTGTTTTATGGCGTAGAACTAGTAGTAGAAGAGCTCACAATCGATGAACCAGCAACCATTTCCCCTAGTCTGAGCAAACAGCAAATCCCCTTAAAAGAAACTGTTGAAAATTCGACAGTTTGTGTCTATTATCCCTCTTATAAAGTTTGCACAGCATTACCAGCTAACTAAAAAGACAAAAAAGAGGCTACTCAAAATAGCCTCTTTCTCACTGAAAGTCTTAATTTATTTTATTTTGAACCGATATGGAATTGATTAAACGGATATAGTGTTATTTTAGCTTCACCATAGATGGCATCTTTAGAAATTAAACCATAATGGCGGCTATCGTAACTTTTTAAACGGTTGTCACCAAGTACAAAATACATACCCTCAGGCACTTTTTTTTCATTTACTAATTGCTCTAACGTGAAATTTTCTGTAATGCGTAATTGATTAGGATCATCTGTTTGACGGTTCACATAATCTTCTTTATAAGCTTTGCCATTTACATACAAAACATCGTCCTTCATTTCAACTGTATCACCTGGCAAGCCAATTACTCGTTTGATATATAGTTCATCTTCTGTTGGAGATTGAAAGACAATTTGATCAAAGCGTTCAATTTTACTCATTTTACTTACAATAATAATATCCTTATCATGGTAAGTTGGGAACATAGAAGCCCCTTGCACTTTAATTGGTGCAAATAAAAATTGCTTACAGCCAAAAACAACTATAGCCGTAATGACAATAATTTTAAGATAGGATAGTATTTCTTTTTTGAAACTTGTTTTTTCTTCTTGCATGCTCATTCCCCGATACTGTTTTTTTATAGTATAACATTTTCTACAGTATATTGACGAATGAATCACATAAATTGTTTCAAGTTTACAAAAATGGCTAATCACCAGAATGTGAGGTTGATTTCGTTCCGACCGGGCGCTTTCCTGTGGAGTCAAAAGGATGTTGGTCCCGAAGGCAGTCCCCCTATTCTCTTCGCTCCAGGGTCTCACCTGTGACGCTGGAGTCCATGTGAAAACCATTAGCCAAAGAAACGCTCAGGTCCGAAAGAAAACTGATCGGGTCAGGCCAAAATCCGCGGTTACGTTTTTACAAATATCATCCCTAATTTTTGGTGATGAGCCACAAAAAATAGACAAAGCTACTTTATAGCTTTGCCTAGATGTCTTCTATATTTTTGTTTTCACGATTATGAATGGTTACTTTGTGAAGCAGAGTGATGCTGCTCATTAAATAAGTCTACTGCTAAAATAATACCTGCAGGTAATGCAACTGCTAATAAAATTGTGCCTATAATCATCACTATCACTCCTTCAACCATTTCTAACACAATTATACACGAAATTTTCTGATATTTCAAACACATTGTAAATTAAATAAAAAAACCATTCAACTAGGCATGCACCCTACCTGAATGATTTTTTTATGTTTTACATGAAAATTTTTAAGCTCAATAGTTGTAAATATCGCATAGCTGAACTGACTGGATTTTTTTGAACTTTACGTTTAGGCACATAGCTTTGCATGCAATTATTTAGAGCTGTATACCTAAGCACCTGGGTCCTCCCATTCATTCATCTCCCTCCCTTCATTGCCAAAAGATTTACAGCTATTACACCCAAATTGTCACTCCTTACTATTTATTGCAAATGGGCTTTTAATTCCGATTGAACTTTTCCTAGTTCCGCCTCTTCAGGGATGTAATACCAAATGTGGTCAATTGTTTTGCCAGTTCCCTCTTTAAATGACAACTGATCAATATTACGATCCATTTTTTTATACATACTTTGCAGTTGGATTAAGTCCTTCATCGTAAAATTCATACGGACATTATCCCCTACTACATCAAGCATATCTGTAGCCTTTAATAAAGATTGTGTCGACGAAGCTTTTTTCAGAACCGCCTCAATAATTTGTCGTTGGCGAATTTGGCGGCCAAAATCACCGCGAGGATCTTCATATCGAATGCGTGAAAAAATTAACGCATTTTCACCGTCTAAAGTTATCTCACCCTTCGGATAATGATAGGAGTCATAAGTTAAATCCATGTCATTATCAATTGTGACACCACCAATCGTGTCGATAATTTGCAGGAAGCCATCCATATTAATAAACACGTAATAGTCTATCGGAATATCTAAAAAATGCTCCACCGTATCCACCGCCATTGGAACGCCTCCAAATGCATAAGCATGATTAATTTTATCGACGGAATCATGACCGATAATCTCTGTACGAGTATCTCGAGGTATACTAAGCATCTTCATCGTTTGTTTTTCAGGGTTAACCGTAATGACGATCATCGTGTCTGAACGTCCACTATCATTTTTACGCTCATCCACACCTAGCATTAACACAGAAAATGGGTCTTTTTTCGTAACTGTTTTTTGTTCCTTATTTTCATCGCCTGCTGATTCAATTAATGGTGTATTTATTTTATTCATCGTTTTCTGGATTGTATAATAAGCAGTACCTATAAAAATTAAAAAAATTGCTAATAAGCTACCTACTATCCAAAGCCATATTTTTTTCTTGCTCTTTTTTTCCTTAGAGCGCTTCATATTTTTTTCCATACATAAGTCCTTTCTTGCTTACCAAATTTACCCCTCTTTTTGACGTATTAAGTTGGAAAAAAGTTTATATAGTCTATTTATATGCATATTGGACGAAAAAAAGACGTACACTAGTATTTACTAAATTTACGACGTGCTATTCCTTGATTTGTAAATTACCCCTCATTTATTTAGTGTCAGCTAACTTAATGACAAATTGATTCTACTGAGTTTTATACGAACTTAGATGGCTCGTTTTTCACCACATTATTTTAATACGTTTGAAGAGGTCGAGGATGCAATAACATTCATGAAAGAACTATTATAGATAATATTAACAAAGGCTCAAGACAGTCATTACAGTGTCCTGAGCCTTTTTGTAGACATCTTTACAATATCAATCATTATAGAATTTAAAGCTATATTGATCGAAATATCGTTGAATATTCATCGCTGCATGCTGGATAATTTTTACCATTTCTAGAAATTTCTCTTCTGTTGGTTTACGATACTCTGGACCTGCTATAGTTAAAGAAGCAATAATGTCACTTTTGCTATTAAAAAGTGGTACACCAAGCCCAAATACAGAGTGAGAATATTCACCTGTAGAAAAACACCAGCCTTGATTTCGAATATTCTCTAAATCTAATAACATCTCATCCGGGTCTGTGATGGTTTCGGAGGTTAATTTCTCCATCCCATTATCCATAATGTCCATCTGCCTTTTCTCCGGAAGATACGCCATGATTGTCTTACAAGATGCACCTATGTAAAGTGGTGTTCTCGTCC of Lysinibacillus agricola contains these proteins:
- a CDS encoding cation-translocating P-type ATPase; translated protein: MSEYHQQSSAEVMKTLNVTDQGLSDYDVQKRQEVYGYNVLEEGKKTSAFAVFFGQFKDLLVIILIIAAFVSFLLGEVGSTVVIMIVVILNAILGTVQHVKAEQSLDNLKALTSPIAKVMRNNQLIEISSGDIVVGDLLYLEAGDYINADGRLLESHNLHINESSLTGESIAVAKSIDPIKESNVTVGDKKNMVYSGSFVTTGRGIVMVTAIGMQTEIGKIANLLDTAKEKKTPLQVSLDHFGEKLALGITLICLAIFVIDLIRGRALVESFMFAVSLAVAAIPEALSSIVTIVLAFGTQKMAKQNAIIRKLYAVESLGSVSVICSDKTGTLTENKMVVQEVYVDEKVIPHDQLYTENAVEKDLMLKAILCSDAVERDGKEIGDPTEVALIKLGKQYDFDELLVRDYYPRVAEIPFDSDRKLMSTVNTINQQSIMITKGALDVLLPKIIKVETSKGIFNITKQQRQKIEAVNREFSMNGLRVLAVAYKEIRGHQAIDVRAEKDLIFVGLVAMMDPPRQESKGAVEKCIKAGIKPVMITGDHKITATAIANQIGILNDPSEAIEGHEIEGLTDQQLQEKVNDFSVYARVTPVQKIRIVKAWQEKGHVVAMTGDGVNDGPALKQSDIGVAMGVTGTEVAKDASSMILTDDNFSTIVKAIANGRSIYTNIKNAILFLLSGNAGAIFVVLYATILGLPVPFAPVHLLFINLLTDSLPAIAIGLEPNNKKTMKDKPRNIHTPLLNKAFTTQVVLEGLLIAISTTVAFEIGLSTGDTLTASTMAFTTLCLSRLVHGFNSRSKESIFAIGLFSNKYTWLAFLIGFLSLHAVLFIPMLTGVFEVATLSTAQLGFIYALSVLPFIVNQWYKLLFVRSR
- a CDS encoding MFS transporter produces the protein MNWRVYILAATTFAVGLVELIVGGILPKIAEDLNVSLATAGQLITIFALVYAISAPVLLSLTAKVERKRLYLISLFIFTLGNVMTYFSTTFTTVMIARIFTAMSTALVIVLSLTITTKIVEPRHRAKALGLVFVGVSSALVIGVPIGIFVTEAFGWRAVFLGIAFLSTLSMILVAFLLEKMPVVEVVPLKAQIKSLANLKIFSAQLTTLFMLAGHYMLYAYLTPFLVEAFDMNASWISICYLIFGIASVSGNALGGWLSDKIGTGKAILIVVSTFAVVLFSIPYTIVALPLFLIVTVFWGALSWALTPPLQNYLIQIDPKTSDIQQSLNTAALQIGISIGSAVGGAMFTVTGSVMHLASFGAILVLCALGCAIFSLKRAPVSHETELGLKSAHTNS
- the lepB gene encoding signal peptidase I, whose amino-acid sequence is MQEEKTSFKKEILSYLKIIVITAIVVFGCKQFLFAPIKVQGASMFPTYHDKDIIIVSKMSKIERFDQIVFQSPTEDELYIKRVIGLPGDTVEMKDDVLYVNGKAYKEDYVNRQTDDPNQLRITENFTLEQLVNEKKVPEGMYFVLGDNRLKSYDSRHYGLISKDAIYGEAKITLYPFNQFHIGSK
- a CDS encoding LCP family protein; translation: MEKNMKRSKEKKSKKKIWLWIVGSLLAIFLIFIGTAYYTIQKTMNKINTPLIESAGDENKEQKTVTKKDPFSVLMLGVDERKNDSGRSDTMIVITVNPEKQTMKMLSIPRDTRTEIIGHDSVDKINHAYAFGGVPMAVDTVEHFLDIPIDYYVFINMDGFLQIIDTIGGVTIDNDMDLTYDSYHYPKGEITLDGENALIFSRIRYEDPRGDFGRQIRQRQIIEAVLKKASSTQSLLKATDMLDVVGDNVRMNFTMKDLIQLQSMYKKMDRNIDQLSFKEGTGKTIDHIWYYIPEEAELGKVQSELKAHLQ
- a CDS encoding IclR family transcriptional regulator, whose product is MTLKTLDNSLEVLKYFNKQNPTWGVRELAKEMNISHSIIYRILSTFENHGFLIQNPETKKYELGLRFLEYGQMVKEKLNLSDFVLPIMKNLAEEIKESVFLTWLDGTDGVTVEIAESSQTIKFSVSIGTRTPLYIGASCKTIMAYLPEKRQMDIMDNGMEKLTSETITDPDEMLLDLENIRNQGWCFSTGEYSHSVFGLGVPLFNSKSDIIASLTIAGPEYRKPTEEKFLEMVKIIQHAAMNIQRYFDQYSFKFYND